The proteins below come from a single Kitasatospora sp. NBC_00315 genomic window:
- a CDS encoding beta-N-acetylhexosaminidase yields the protein MDLTPAPLDLVPAPLGAVRLADQDFTLDQDTTLVAAPGLEPVEQWLRGTLTAATGLALRPGRPGEPGIELALDDRLAAEEYRLSVRPGRAVITAGGPAGALWGAQTLRQLLGPDAYRRAPLRRDGWVLPGGDIEDAPRFGWRGVLLDVCRHFLPKADVLRFLDLMAAHKLNVLHLHLTDDQGWRIEIKRHPRLTEAGSWRERSMVGYRAGQRRDDRPHGGFYTQDDLREIVAYAAQRQITVVPEIELPGHAQAAVAAYPELGNTDVLDTAALGVWTDWGVSPNVFNVSDATLRFLEEVLEEVLEIFPSEFVHLGGDECPKEQWKASVAAQARIEQLGLANEDELQSWFIRHFDTWLAARGRRLIGWDEILEGGLAPGAAVSSWRGYGGGVAAAQAGHDVVMCPEQHVYLDHRQAPGEDEPIPVGWVRSLEDVYRFEPVPPQLAAMDDGGAAARRVIGTQANLWTEFMDSARDIDYRAFPRLAAFAEVAWSALPTDPAARDYRGFERRMEQHLARLDALGVEYRPTGGPHPWQRRPGVVGRPIEGAPPQV from the coding sequence ATGGACCTCACTCCCGCCCCGCTGGACCTCGTCCCCGCGCCCCTGGGCGCCGTCCGCCTCGCGGACCAGGACTTCACCCTGGACCAGGACACCACGCTCGTCGCCGCCCCCGGTCTGGAGCCGGTGGAGCAGTGGCTGCGCGGCACGCTGACCGCCGCGACCGGGCTGGCGCTGCGCCCGGGCCGCCCGGGCGAGCCCGGGATCGAGCTGGCCCTGGACGACCGGCTGGCCGCCGAGGAGTACCGGCTGTCGGTGCGTCCCGGGCGCGCCGTGATCACCGCCGGCGGCCCCGCCGGAGCGCTCTGGGGCGCGCAGACCCTGCGCCAGCTGCTCGGCCCCGACGCCTACCGCCGGGCCCCGCTGCGCCGCGACGGCTGGGTGCTGCCGGGCGGTGACATCGAGGACGCGCCGCGGTTCGGCTGGCGCGGCGTGCTGCTGGACGTCTGCCGGCACTTCCTGCCGAAGGCGGACGTGCTGCGCTTCCTGGACCTGATGGCCGCCCACAAGCTCAACGTGCTGCACCTGCACCTGACCGACGACCAGGGCTGGCGGATCGAGATCAAGCGCCACCCCCGGCTCACCGAGGCCGGCTCCTGGCGCGAGCGGTCGATGGTCGGCTACCGCGCGGGGCAGCGCCGCGACGACCGCCCGCACGGCGGTTTCTACACCCAGGACGACCTGCGCGAGATCGTCGCCTACGCGGCGCAGCGGCAGATCACCGTCGTGCCCGAGATCGAGCTGCCCGGTCACGCCCAGGCCGCCGTCGCCGCCTACCCCGAGCTCGGCAACACCGACGTGCTGGACACCGCCGCCCTCGGCGTCTGGACGGACTGGGGCGTCAGCCCCAACGTGTTCAACGTGTCGGACGCCACTCTGCGCTTCCTGGAGGAGGTGCTGGAGGAGGTGCTGGAGATCTTCCCCTCCGAGTTCGTCCACCTCGGCGGCGACGAGTGCCCCAAGGAGCAGTGGAAGGCCAGCGTGGCCGCCCAGGCCCGGATCGAGCAGCTCGGCCTGGCCAACGAGGACGAGCTGCAGAGTTGGTTCATCCGGCACTTCGACACCTGGCTGGCGGCGCGCGGGCGCCGGCTGATCGGCTGGGACGAGATCCTGGAGGGCGGCCTCGCCCCCGGCGCCGCCGTCTCCTCCTGGCGCGGCTACGGCGGCGGGGTCGCGGCCGCGCAGGCCGGCCACGACGTGGTGATGTGCCCCGAGCAGCACGTGTACCTGGACCACCGACAGGCGCCCGGCGAGGACGAGCCGATCCCGGTCGGCTGGGTCCGCTCGCTGGAGGACGTGTACCGCTTCGAGCCCGTCCCGCCGCAGCTCGCCGCGATGGACGACGGCGGCGCCGCCGCCCGGCGCGTGATCGGCACCCAGGCGAACCTCTGGACCGAGTTCATGGACAGTGCCCGCGACATCGACTACCGGGCGTTCCCGCGGCTGGCGGCGTTCGCCGAGGTCGCCTGGTCGGCCCTGCCGACCGACCCGGCGGCCCGCGACTACCGGGGCTTCGAGCGGCGGATGGAGCAGCATCTGGCCAGGCTGGACGCCCTCGGCGTCGAGTACCGCCCGACCGGCGGCCCGCACCCCTGGCAGCGCAGGCCCGGCGTGGTCGGGCGTCCGATCGAGGGCGCGCCGCCGCAGGTGTGA
- a CDS encoding xanthine dehydrogenase family protein subunit M, which produces MLPASLDEAVEALAATPAAVPVAGATDLMEAVNAGRLRPAALIGLGRITELRGWRYEDGGTAVLGAGLTHARMDRPDFAALIPALADAARTAGPPQVRNVGTLGGNIATAAPAGDTLPVLAALEATATLARPGATREVPVSHLLTGLDPLRPGELLTWVRVPLLHAPQVFLKATGRSGPARATASVAVVLDPARRAVRCAVGAVAPVPLRPLEAEAWVATCIDWEGSREIDPAATAAFGEYVAAACVPDSYSAEGPWEAVTEGPTAAAVRLRRTVSVLARRALGRALK; this is translated from the coding sequence ATGCTGCCGGCCTCCCTCGACGAGGCCGTCGAGGCGCTTGCCGCCACCCCCGCCGCGGTACCGGTGGCCGGCGCCACCGACCTGATGGAGGCCGTCAACGCCGGCCGACTGCGCCCCGCCGCCCTGATCGGCCTGGGCCGGATCACCGAACTGCGCGGCTGGCGCTACGAGGACGGCGGCACCGCCGTCCTCGGCGCCGGCCTCACCCACGCCCGGATGGACCGCCCCGACTTCGCCGCGCTCATCCCGGCCCTCGCCGACGCCGCCCGCACCGCCGGCCCCCCGCAGGTGCGCAACGTCGGCACCCTCGGCGGCAACATCGCCACCGCCGCCCCGGCCGGCGACACCCTGCCGGTGCTCGCCGCGCTCGAAGCCACCGCCACCCTCGCCCGGCCCGGCGCCACCCGGGAAGTCCCGGTCAGTCACCTGCTGACCGGACTCGACCCGCTGCGCCCCGGCGAGCTGCTGACCTGGGTGCGGGTCCCGCTGCTGCACGCCCCCCAGGTGTTCCTGAAGGCCACCGGCCGCAGCGGCCCGGCCCGTGCCACCGCCTCGGTCGCCGTGGTGCTCGACCCCGCCCGGCGCGCGGTGCGCTGCGCCGTGGGCGCCGTCGCGCCGGTGCCGCTGCGCCCGCTGGAGGCCGAGGCCTGGGTCGCGACCTGCATCGACTGGGAGGGCTCCCGCGAGATCGACCCGGCCGCCACCGCCGCCTTCGGCGAGTACGTGGCCGCCGCCTGCGTCCCGGACAGCTACTCCGCGGAGGGCCCCTGGGAGGCGGTCACCGAGGGGCCGACCGCCGCCGCCGTCCGGTTGCGGCGTACCGTATCGGTGCTGGCCCGCCGGGCACTGGGAAGGGCGCTGAAGTGA
- a CDS encoding 2Fe-2S iron-sulfur cluster-binding protein produces the protein MTTESIDTGPFDGGGPGSPFDQAPPVSAEMRPCASYTLRVNGFERPVTDAWIGESLLYVLRERLGLAGAKDGCEQGECGACSVQVDGQLVAGCLVPAALAADSEINTVEGLSAGGAASDVQQALAESGAVQCGYCTPGMAMAVHDLLQRNHRPSEVEARQALCGNLCRCTGYRGVLAAVQNVAEARAAESEQDDEPAPPAADPGGAPAEAEQPPARPVATEQSAADLPLAGELPLYADSEAWVEYEPQPPGPQQSAPDGYGGRPTAAGTGLGTGLGHGAGHPQAGPSGTGYDSSVYDTAVLPPVQSIPAQQNTEQVPYQQSGQQQPGHQQPGHQHPGQQQSGYPGAPYPGTQEHGGYRPGQFESGPYGAAQGQYQLPQQQPGPQHGAPYPGPAYRSGEYDAAEFGHAPYDGPVYESTPAHGTAFDGPGPEGTPAQGTPYVPTPPHGVPTGGAPADVPYGATPAHGIRLPEDDHA, from the coding sequence GTGACGACTGAATCGATCGACACCGGCCCGTTCGACGGCGGCGGACCCGGCTCCCCGTTCGACCAGGCCCCGCCGGTGAGCGCCGAGATGCGCCCCTGCGCCTCCTACACGCTGCGGGTCAACGGCTTCGAGCGCCCGGTCACCGACGCCTGGATCGGCGAGAGCCTGCTGTACGTGCTGCGCGAGCGGCTCGGCCTGGCCGGCGCCAAGGACGGCTGCGAGCAGGGCGAGTGCGGAGCGTGCTCCGTGCAGGTGGACGGCCAGCTGGTGGCCGGCTGCCTGGTGCCCGCCGCGCTGGCCGCCGACAGTGAGATCAACACCGTCGAGGGCCTCTCGGCCGGCGGCGCGGCCAGCGACGTCCAGCAGGCGCTGGCCGAGTCCGGCGCGGTGCAGTGCGGCTACTGCACGCCGGGCATGGCGATGGCCGTGCACGATCTCCTCCAGCGCAACCACAGGCCGAGCGAGGTCGAGGCCCGCCAGGCGCTCTGCGGCAACCTCTGCCGCTGCACCGGCTACCGGGGCGTGCTGGCAGCCGTCCAGAACGTCGCCGAGGCGCGCGCCGCCGAGTCCGAACAGGACGACGAACCCGCCCCGCCGGCCGCGGATCCCGGCGGTGCGCCGGCCGAGGCCGAACAGCCCCCGGCCCGCCCGGTCGCCACCGAACAGTCCGCCGCAGACCTCCCGCTGGCCGGCGAGCTGCCGCTCTACGCGGACTCCGAGGCCTGGGTCGAGTACGAGCCGCAGCCCCCCGGCCCGCAGCAGTCGGCCCCCGACGGCTACGGCGGACGGCCGACCGCCGCCGGCACCGGCCTCGGCACCGGGCTCGGGCACGGCGCCGGCCACCCGCAGGCGGGCCCGTCCGGCACGGGGTACGACAGCAGCGTCTACGACACGGCGGTCCTGCCGCCGGTCCAGTCGATCCCCGCCCAGCAGAACACCGAACAGGTCCCGTACCAGCAGTCCGGCCAGCAGCAGCCCGGTCACCAGCAGCCCGGTCACCAGCACCCCGGCCAGCAGCAGTCCGGCTACCCCGGCGCGCCCTACCCCGGTACCCAGGAGCACGGGGGGTACCGGCCCGGCCAGTTCGAGAGCGGGCCGTACGGAGCCGCCCAGGGCCAGTACCAGCTGCCCCAGCAGCAGCCCGGACCGCAGCACGGCGCCCCCTACCCCGGCCCGGCCTACCGCAGCGGCGAGTACGACGCCGCCGAGTTCGGGCACGCGCCGTACGACGGCCCGGTCTACGAGAGCACCCCCGCCCACGGCACCGCCTTCGACGGCCCCGGCCCCGAGGGCACGCCCGCCCAGGGCACGCCGTACGTTCCCACACCCCCGCACGGCGTCCCGACCGGCGGGGCCCCCGCGGACGTGCCGTACGGCGCCACCCCCGCCCACGGCATTCGGCTCCCCGAGGACGACCACGCATGA
- a CDS encoding xanthine dehydrogenase family protein molybdopterin-binding subunit, giving the protein MTSPSDIAAVPPADTARPDAGDGEPAEPFGLGSSPLRTDALPKALGIYPYAADLWAEGLLWGAVLRSPHPHARIVSVDTSAALALPGVRAVVTADDLPAGPDGRQDGAPHGPIVADRPILAAGVVRHHGEPVAAVAAEHPDTARLAAAAIVVEYELLEPVTDPEQAFTAAPLHPDGNLFRHLPLRTGDAEAVGEVIIEGLYQVGRQDPAPLGAEAGLAVPRPDGGVELHLSSTDPHGDRDRTAACLGLEPDRVRLVVTGVPGATADREDLSFQVTLALLALRTGRPVKMTLTREESFHTHTTRHPALLRYRHHADADGRLVKVEAQILLDGGAYADVSAEALAAATAFSVGPYVCPNVFVDAWAVRTNNPPAGRMRGEGALQTCFAYESQLDQLAVRLGLDPVEIRRRNALATGDPLPTGQAVTCPAPVAALLDAVTAEPLPVLPVDDPDADWLLPGGPGGAGDPASVRRGIGYAVGMVHMLGAEGEDEVSTATVRVSGDHATVICAAVDSGQGFATLARQIVQSVLGVSEVYIAPVDSDQSIAGPSARGRHTWVSGGAVERAALMVRHQLLQPIAANFGMSVELLSIADGKITSYDGVLGMPVGEALEGKELWATAQCRPHPTEPLDEAGQGDAFVSIAFCAMRAVVDVDIELGAVRVVDVTVAQDVGRALNPRQIEDRIEAGVAQGVGLALLEDLRTEGGVLVNPSLTGYRLPTALDTPDVRIAALLEERDVVATFGAKAVSAAPAVVAPAAVAAAVRAATGLPVGRLPIRPEDAVSA; this is encoded by the coding sequence ATGACCTCGCCCAGCGACATCGCGGCAGTGCCCCCGGCCGACACCGCCCGGCCCGACGCCGGTGACGGCGAGCCCGCCGAGCCGTTCGGCCTCGGCAGCTCCCCGCTGCGCACCGACGCGCTCCCCAAGGCGCTCGGCATCTACCCGTACGCCGCCGACCTCTGGGCCGAGGGCCTGCTCTGGGGCGCCGTGCTGCGCTCGCCCCACCCGCACGCCCGGATCGTCTCGGTCGACACCTCCGCCGCCCTGGCCCTGCCGGGCGTGCGCGCCGTGGTCACCGCGGACGACCTGCCGGCCGGCCCGGACGGCCGCCAGGACGGCGCCCCGCACGGACCGATCGTCGCCGACCGCCCGATCCTGGCCGCCGGCGTGGTGCGCCACCACGGCGAGCCGGTCGCCGCCGTCGCCGCCGAGCACCCCGACACCGCCCGGCTGGCCGCCGCGGCGATCGTCGTCGAGTACGAGCTGCTGGAGCCCGTCACCGACCCCGAGCAGGCGTTCACCGCCGCCCCGCTGCACCCGGACGGCAACCTCTTCCGGCACCTGCCGCTGCGCACCGGCGACGCGGAGGCGGTCGGCGAGGTGATCATCGAGGGCCTCTACCAGGTCGGCCGCCAGGATCCGGCCCCGCTCGGCGCGGAGGCCGGCCTCGCGGTGCCCCGCCCGGACGGCGGCGTGGAGCTGCACCTCTCCTCCACCGACCCGCACGGCGACCGCGACCGCACCGCGGCCTGCCTGGGCCTGGAGCCCGACCGGGTGCGCCTGGTGGTCACCGGCGTGCCAGGCGCCACCGCCGACCGCGAGGACCTCTCCTTCCAGGTCACCCTCGCCCTGCTCGCACTGCGCACCGGCCGCCCGGTGAAGATGACCCTCACCCGCGAGGAGTCCTTCCACACCCACACCACCCGCCACCCGGCGCTGCTGCGCTACCGCCACCACGCCGACGCGGACGGCCGCCTGGTCAAGGTCGAGGCGCAGATCCTCCTGGACGGCGGTGCCTACGCCGACGTCTCCGCCGAGGCACTGGCCGCCGCCACCGCCTTCTCGGTCGGCCCCTACGTGTGCCCGAACGTCTTCGTCGACGCCTGGGCGGTGCGGACCAACAACCCGCCCGCCGGACGGATGCGCGGCGAGGGCGCCCTGCAGACCTGCTTCGCGTACGAGTCCCAGCTCGACCAGCTGGCGGTGCGCCTGGGCCTGGACCCGGTCGAGATCCGCCGCCGCAACGCGCTCGCCACCGGCGACCCGCTGCCCACCGGACAGGCCGTCACCTGCCCCGCGCCGGTCGCCGCCCTGCTGGACGCCGTCACCGCCGAACCGCTGCCCGTCCTGCCGGTCGACGACCCGGACGCCGACTGGCTGCTCCCCGGCGGGCCCGGCGGCGCCGGCGACCCGGCGTCGGTGCGGCGCGGCATCGGCTACGCGGTGGGCATGGTGCACATGCTCGGCGCCGAGGGCGAGGACGAGGTCTCCACCGCGACCGTCCGGGTCAGCGGCGACCACGCCACCGTCATCTGCGCGGCCGTCGACTCCGGCCAGGGGTTCGCCACCCTCGCGCGGCAGATCGTGCAGAGCGTGCTCGGTGTCAGCGAGGTCTACATCGCGCCGGTCGACAGCGACCAGTCGATCGCCGGTCCCTCGGCCCGGGGCCGGCACACCTGGGTCTCCGGCGGCGCCGTCGAGCGCGCCGCGCTGATGGTCCGCCACCAGCTGCTGCAGCCGATCGCCGCCAACTTCGGCATGTCGGTGGAGCTGCTCTCGATCGCGGACGGCAAGATCACCTCCTACGACGGCGTGCTCGGCATGCCCGTCGGCGAGGCCCTGGAGGGCAAGGAGCTCTGGGCCACCGCGCAGTGCCGCCCGCACCCCACCGAGCCGCTCGACGAGGCCGGCCAGGGCGACGCGTTCGTCTCCATCGCGTTCTGCGCGATGCGGGCCGTGGTGGACGTGGACATCGAACTGGGCGCCGTCCGGGTGGTCGACGTCACCGTCGCGCAGGACGTCGGCCGGGCGCTCAACCCCCGCCAGATCGAGGACCGGATCGAGGCCGGTGTCGCCCAGGGCGTCGGTCTGGCCCTGCTGGAGGACCTGCGCACCGAGGGCGGCGTGCTCGTCAACCCCTCGCTGACCGGCTACCGGCTGCCGACCGCCCTGGACACCCCCGACGTCCGGATCGCGGCCCTGCTGGAGGAACGCGACGTGGTCGCCACGTTCGGCGCCAAGGCGGTCAGCGCCGCCCCGGCGGTGGTCGCGCCCGCCGCCGTCGCCGCCGCCGTCCGCGCCGCCACCGGCCTCCCGGTGGGCCGCCTGCCGATCCGGCCCGAGGACGCCGTCAGCGCCTGA
- a CDS encoding multidrug efflux SMR transporter: protein MAWLVLLLSGVLETVWAVALQSSKGFSRLVPGLVFAVALLFSMGGLAYAMRSIPIGTGYAVWVGIGAVGTALYGMAALGDAATVARIGCLLLIVSGVVGLKVLH, encoded by the coding sequence ATGGCCTGGCTCGTACTCCTCCTCTCCGGCGTCCTGGAGACCGTGTGGGCGGTCGCCCTGCAGTCCTCCAAGGGCTTCTCCCGACTCGTGCCCGGCCTCGTCTTCGCCGTCGCCCTGCTGTTCAGCATGGGCGGCCTGGCGTACGCGATGCGCTCCATCCCGATCGGCACCGGCTACGCGGTCTGGGTCGGCATCGGCGCGGTGGGCACCGCGCTCTACGGCATGGCGGCGCTCGGCGACGCCGCCACGGTGGCCCGGATCGGCTGTCTGCTACTGATCGTCTCCGGCGTGGTGGGCCTCAAGGTGCTGCACTGA
- a CDS encoding MFS transporter, translating into MSSASPTTDQGPDQGADQAPDQGAAALDGPGGVLSGRYRALTLGIVSVVLLLAFEATAVNTAMPVAARQLDGLGLYAFAFSGYFTTTLFALVVSGQWCDRRGPMQPLFTGIAVFGAGLVVAGTAPGMWMFVAGRAIQGLGGGLVIVALYVVVGRAYPERLRPAVFAAFSSAWVLPSIVGPVVSGAVTQHLGWRWVFLAVPVLVLLPLAVMGPALRRAEKEQPATTAEPFDRRRSALAAMAALGAGLLQYAGRRLDLPGLIPGAAGVALLVPAVLGLLPAGTLRAARGLPTVILLRGVAAGAFFAAEAFIPLMMVTQRGLSPTLAGLTLASGGLSWALGSWLQGRPGAERHREAMIRLGFVLTAVAIGGAALVLLPAVPAWVAAVAWAVGGIGMGLAVTSVSVLMMRLSTPEDAGANSASLQVSDALGNVLLVGLSGVLFSALGGGGPAAGESAEGAGGSAGAFAAIFLTMTGVALLGALLSGRSRPRGRSGTGDGA; encoded by the coding sequence ATGAGCAGCGCCTCCCCCACCACCGACCAGGGCCCCGACCAGGGCGCCGACCAGGCCCCCGACCAGGGCGCCGCCGCCCTCGACGGCCCCGGCGGCGTCCTCTCCGGCCGGTACCGGGCGCTGACCCTCGGGATCGTCTCGGTGGTTCTGCTGCTGGCCTTCGAGGCGACCGCGGTGAACACCGCGATGCCGGTGGCGGCCCGGCAGCTGGACGGCCTCGGGCTGTACGCCTTCGCCTTCTCCGGGTACTTCACCACCACGCTCTTCGCGCTGGTGGTCTCCGGCCAGTGGTGCGACCGGCGGGGCCCGATGCAGCCGCTGTTCACCGGGATAGCCGTGTTCGGTGCCGGACTGGTCGTGGCCGGCACCGCGCCCGGGATGTGGATGTTCGTCGCCGGCCGGGCGATCCAGGGGCTGGGCGGCGGGCTGGTGATCGTCGCGCTCTACGTGGTCGTCGGCCGGGCCTACCCCGAACGACTGCGGCCCGCCGTCTTCGCGGCGTTCTCCTCCGCCTGGGTGCTGCCCTCGATCGTCGGCCCGGTGGTCTCCGGAGCCGTCACCCAGCATCTCGGCTGGCGCTGGGTGTTCCTGGCCGTCCCGGTGCTGGTCCTGCTGCCGCTGGCGGTGATGGGGCCGGCCCTGCGCCGGGCCGAGAAGGAGCAGCCCGCCACCACCGCGGAGCCGTTCGACCGCCGTCGCAGCGCCCTGGCGGCGATGGCCGCGCTCGGCGCCGGACTGCTCCAGTACGCGGGCCGGCGGCTTGATCTGCCGGGGCTGATCCCGGGAGCGGCGGGCGTCGCGCTGCTGGTGCCCGCGGTGCTGGGGCTGCTGCCGGCCGGGACGCTGCGGGCCGCGCGCGGCCTGCCGACGGTGATCCTGCTGCGGGGTGTCGCGGCGGGGGCGTTCTTCGCGGCGGAGGCGTTCATCCCGCTGATGATGGTGACCCAGCGGGGCCTGTCGCCGACGCTGGCCGGTCTGACCCTGGCCAGTGGCGGCCTGTCCTGGGCCCTCGGCTCCTGGCTGCAGGGGCGCCCGGGGGCGGAGCGGCACCGCGAGGCGATGATCCGGCTGGGCTTCGTGCTCACGGCGGTGGCCATCGGCGGGGCGGCGCTGGTGCTGCTCCCGGCGGTACCGGCCTGGGTGGCCGCGGTGGCCTGGGCGGTCGGCGGGATCGGGATGGGGCTGGCGGTGACCAGCGTCAGCGTGCTGATGATGAGGCTCTCCACCCCCGAGGACGCCGGGGCGAACTCCGCCTCCCTCCAGGTCAGCGACGCGCTCGGCAACGTGCTGCTGGTCGGCCTGTCGGGGGTGCTGTTCTCGGCCCTGGGCGGTGGCGGTCCGGCGGCCGGCGAGAGCGCCGAGGGAGCCGGCGGTTCGGCCGGCGCGTTCGCGGCGATCTTCCTGACGATGACCGGGGTGGCACTGCTGGGCGCCCTGCTCTCGGGCCGGTCCCGCCCCCGCGGCCGCAGCGGCACGGGGGACGGGGCCTGA
- a CDS encoding phosphatidylglycerol lysyltransferase domain-containing protein translates to MWQSVLDAYRERIVDSGRQPLFLLLVGLIGAFLFIRFSVRMIRRGTSWWPGNVSPGGLHIHHVVFGQTLMVIAGVGSFAFRGNSEIPWDVLGLAFGIGCGLVLDEFALVLHLEDVYWKEQGRTSVDAVIMAAALIGLLLVGEVPFGGFNRQLTAGQLVGAGVLVLLIVVSLLKGKIWTGLIGVMVPLLPVIGAIRLARPNSPWARWRYRSRPKRLARAERREARIHQRVVTFKTSAYNVVAGAPDRPPVSPAPAPRTVPPPTPTPTPLPEPAPEPPQPPARWRLRCASAAEWYMRAAAVLNLLAAPIAPFRQRVQRVDSGDYFTPVLLSAGFTAALFAGLLAVMLRRRKRAAWITATVVAGAFAALYVLALAADPQDRSHPFNWVSAVITLALLAVLLAARPVYRVRGGRGNVLFGLGVLICGAAVLTALGALLVRLTAPAPEPGWGAGFGYALLRLFTVSGVAADTDIDAAGWVDLTLNILGAALFLLVVRVLFRSPRGELRLGTQDEQRLRALLERHGGRDSLGYFALRRDKAVCWSPSGKAAVLHRVVFGVALASGDPIGDPEAWPQAIEVWRARARANAWVPAVTGASELGGTAYARAGLKALEYGDEAVVETAGFKLEGRAMRSLRQTYDRVGEAGYRAVLRRHRDIPRAELDELVHLADAWRHGRTERGFSMALGRLGDPADGDCLMLECRDENDRTCALLSFVPWGPDGLSLDLMRRDRDSDNGLVEYLVTELLLRAASGALPVAQVSLNFAMFRSVFERGSRIGAGPVLRIWRAVLLFLSHWWQLESLYRANARYQPQWRPRFLLYEKSTELFAIAAANAAAEGFVTRPRLRRSQGPGGGSDPRDARGQGDRGDRGD, encoded by the coding sequence ATGTGGCAGTCGGTGCTCGACGCGTACCGGGAGAGGATCGTGGACAGCGGCCGGCAGCCGCTGTTCCTCCTGCTGGTGGGCCTGATCGGCGCCTTCCTGTTCATCCGGTTCAGCGTCCGGATGATCCGCCGAGGCACCAGCTGGTGGCCCGGCAACGTCTCGCCCGGCGGGTTGCACATCCACCACGTGGTCTTCGGTCAGACGCTGATGGTCATCGCGGGCGTCGGCTCGTTCGCCTTCAGGGGAAACAGCGAGATCCCGTGGGACGTCCTCGGGCTGGCGTTCGGCATCGGCTGCGGCCTCGTCCTGGACGAGTTCGCCCTGGTGCTGCACCTGGAGGACGTGTACTGGAAGGAGCAGGGCCGCACCTCGGTGGACGCGGTGATCATGGCGGCGGCGCTGATCGGCCTGCTGCTGGTCGGCGAGGTGCCGTTCGGCGGCTTCAACCGCCAGCTGACGGCCGGACAGCTCGTCGGGGCCGGCGTCCTGGTGCTCCTGATCGTCGTCAGTCTGCTCAAGGGCAAGATCTGGACCGGCCTGATCGGGGTGATGGTCCCGCTGCTCCCGGTGATCGGGGCGATCCGGCTGGCCCGGCCGAACAGCCCCTGGGCGCGCTGGCGCTACCGCAGCCGGCCCAAGCGGCTCGCCCGCGCGGAACGCCGTGAGGCCCGGATCCACCAGCGCGTCGTCACGTTCAAGACCTCCGCGTACAACGTCGTGGCGGGCGCCCCGGACCGCCCGCCCGTCAGCCCCGCTCCGGCGCCGCGGACGGTGCCCCCGCCAACGCCAACGCCCACGCCCCTGCCCGAGCCCGCACCCGAGCCGCCGCAGCCGCCGGCGCGATGGCGGCTGCGCTGCGCGTCGGCCGCCGAGTGGTACATGCGGGCCGCGGCGGTGCTCAACCTGCTCGCCGCCCCGATCGCACCGTTTCGCCAGCGCGTCCAGCGGGTCGACTCCGGCGACTACTTCACCCCGGTGCTGCTGAGCGCCGGATTCACCGCCGCGCTCTTCGCCGGCCTGCTCGCCGTGATGCTCCGCCGTCGTAAACGGGCCGCCTGGATCACCGCCACGGTCGTGGCCGGCGCGTTCGCGGCGCTCTACGTCCTCGCGCTGGCCGCCGACCCGCAGGATCGCTCGCACCCGTTCAACTGGGTCTCCGCCGTGATCACCTTGGCGCTCCTGGCCGTCCTGCTGGCCGCCCGGCCGGTCTACCGGGTACGCGGCGGTCGCGGAAACGTCCTGTTCGGCCTCGGCGTGCTGATCTGCGGCGCCGCGGTGCTCACCGCCCTCGGCGCCCTTCTGGTCCGGCTCACCGCCCCGGCGCCGGAGCCCGGCTGGGGAGCGGGCTTCGGCTACGCGCTGCTGCGCCTGTTCACCGTCTCCGGGGTCGCCGCCGACACCGACATCGACGCGGCCGGGTGGGTGGACCTCACCCTCAACATCCTCGGCGCCGCACTGTTCCTCCTGGTGGTGCGGGTCCTCTTCCGCTCCCCGCGGGGCGAGCTCCGGCTCGGCACGCAGGACGAGCAGCGGCTGCGGGCCCTGCTGGAGCGGCACGGCGGACGCGACTCGCTCGGCTACTTCGCGCTGCGCCGCGACAAGGCCGTCTGCTGGTCGCCCTCCGGCAAGGCCGCCGTGCTCCACCGGGTGGTCTTCGGGGTGGCCCTCGCCTCCGGCGACCCGATCGGCGACCCGGAGGCCTGGCCGCAGGCCATCGAGGTGTGGCGGGCGAGGGCCCGCGCCAACGCCTGGGTGCCCGCGGTCACCGGCGCGAGCGAACTGGGCGGCACCGCCTACGCCCGGGCCGGTCTGAAGGCGCTGGAGTACGGCGACGAGGCCGTGGTCGAGACGGCCGGCTTCAAACTGGAGGGGCGCGCCATGCGCTCGCTGCGCCAGACCTACGACCGGGTCGGCGAGGCCGGCTACCGCGCGGTGCTGCGCCGGCACCGCGACATCCCCCGGGCGGAGCTGGACGAGCTGGTGCACCTCGCCGACGCCTGGCGGCACGGCCGCACCGAGCGGGGCTTCTCGATGGCCCTCGGGCGGCTCGGCGACCCGGCGGACGGCGACTGCCTGATGCTGGAGTGCCGGGACGAGAACGACCGCACCTGCGCCCTGCTGAGCTTCGTCCCCTGGGGCCCGGACGGGCTCTCGCTCGACCTGATGCGCCGCGACCGGGACTCCGACAACGGCCTGGTGGAGTACCTGGTCACCGAACTGCTGCTGCGGGCCGCGAGCGGCGCGCTGCCGGTCGCCCAGGTCTCGCTGAACTTCGCGATGTTCCGCTCGGTCTTCGAGCGGGGCTCCAGGATCGGCGCGGGCCCGGTGCTCCGGATCTGGCGTGCCGTCCTGCTGTTCCTCTCCCACTGGTGGCAGCTGGAGTCGCTCTACCGGGCCAACGCCAGGTATCAGCCGCAGTGGCGGCCGCGCTTCCTGCTGTACGAGAAGTCCACCGAGCTGTTCGCGATCGCCGCCGCCAACGCGGCCGCCGAGGGGTTCGTCACCCGCCCCCGGCTGCGCAGGTCGCAAGGCCCCGGCGGCGGAAGCGACCCGCGCGACGCACGCGGCCAGGGCGACCGAGGTGACCGAGGTGACTGA